The following nucleotide sequence is from Pseudomonas sp. S09G 359.
TTTTGTTTCACTGCTGCTATTGCTCAATACGCTGATCCTGATCGGCCCGTTGATGGTGTTCGCGCTGCTCAAGCTGGTGGCGCCAGGTCGCTCGCGTGACTACATGTCATGGGTGGTGATGTGGATCGCCGAGACCTGGGCCGAGATCGACAAGCTGATTTTCTCGCTGTGCATCCCCACCCAATGGGACATTCGCGGCGGCGACGACCTGCGTGGCGACACCAGTTACCTGGTGATCAGCAACCACCAGTCCTGGGTCGATATCCCTGCGCTGATCCAGGCCCTTAACCGCCGCACGCCGTTCTTCAAATTCTTCCTGAAAAAAGAACTGATCTGGGTGCCCTTCCTCGGCCTGGCCTGGTGGGCGCTGGATTACCCCTTCATGAAGCGCTACACCAAGGCGTTCCTGGCCAAGCACCCGGAGTTGGCGGGGCTGGATCTGAAGATCACCCAGCAGGCCTGCGAGCTGTTCAAGCGCCAGCCGGTGACGGTGGTCAACTATCTGGAAGGCACGCGGTTCAACGAGGCCAAGCGCAAGCAGCAGGATTCACCGTTTACCCGGCTGCTCAAGCCCAAGGCGGGCGGCGTGGCGTTTGTGCTGGCGGCGATGGGTGAGCAACTGGATGCGGTGCTTGATGTCACCGTGGTTTATCCCCAAGACCGCATTCCGGGGTTCTGGGATTTGATCAGCGGCGCGGTGCCGAAGGTGATCATCGATATCCAGACCCGCGAGCTGGACCCGGCGTTGTGGCAAGGCGATTACGAGAACGACCCGGTGTTTCGCCAGGCCGTCCAGAACTGGGTCAACCAGCTCTGGAAGGAGAAGGATGCGCGCATCGACCAACTGCGCGCGGGGCAGCCTTAGCTGCCAGTGCCCCAGGCCTGGGCCAGCTTGCCCAGCACCGAGCTGCTGGCGCCCTGGCCGCCCAGGTATTGCAGGATCACCGGGGCAAACTGGCCGATCATGCCGCTGTCCATGCCCAGGGCGCTGAAGGCGGTGTTGAGGTCGTTGGTGTTTTTCACGTTACCCAACAGGCCGTCGAGGCCGCTGGTCTTGCTGCCGCCGGTCTGGCCGAGCATCCCGCTCAAGGCGCCGAGGCTGCCCAGGGAGTTGCTCCCCGACAATTGATCCAGGCCCGGCACGCTGTTGCCCAGTTGCGAATAGTCGTTGCCGCTCAGTTTGTTCTTGGCCAGGCCAAGCATGGCGCCCGTACCGCCGACCGCTTGTTCGGGGGTGATGTTCAGTTGCGAGGTCAGGGCGCTTAGCAAGCCGGCCGTCTCGGACGACGGGGCAGCGGCAGCGGCCTTGTTGTTGCCACCCTGCATGCCGGAAATCGCATTGGCCGCGTCGCCAAGGCTGAAGCCTGCGGCGAGCACCGGGCCGGCCGCCAGGGTCATCAGGCAGGAAAGGGCGAAACCGCGTGAAATCTTCATCGAAACAACCTCTGGGTGTAGGGGTGAAAGCAGGCGTTGGACTGGCGATTACGGGGCTTGTTCCCCTGAGCACATGCACTGCATCCGAATCCCACGGCCCTGCGTATATTGCTTATATGCCGCTCGGAGTCTGATGGAATGAATGCCCAAGCTGGACTACCCTCTGCCTACCGCGCGCAGTCCCGTCGCCCTCGTTCGAGAGCCTGGAGAAGTCCTATTTCCATCCACGACGATCCGTTGCGGCCCTTATTGGCCCAATGCGCCCTGGGCAACCGCCAGGCGTTTGAAACCCTCTATCGCAGTGTTTCGCCGCGCCTGCACGGCGTGGCCTACCGCTTTATGGGGCGCTCGGACCTCGCCGAAGAAGTGCTGCAGGAGGCCTTCGTGCGTATCTGGTACAACGCCTCGCGCTACGAGCCGCACCTGGCGGCGCCGATGACCTGGATGGTGAACATCACGCGCAACCTGGCCATCGACCAACTGCGCAAGCACCGCGAACAGCCCTTGGCCGACGGCCAGCAGGAAGCCCTGCTCGACGACGCCCCCAGCGCCCACGAGCAACTCCACAACGAACGTGAAACCCGCGCCCTCAACCGTTGCCTCGACACCCTCGACGGCCGGCAACGCCAGTCGATCACTGTGGCTTACTTCCAGGGCCTGTCGTGCTCGGAGTTGGCCGACCACTTGGCGGCGCCCCTGGGCTCGGTCAAATCCTGGATTCGCCGAGGCATGGAACGCCTGCGCAGGTGCCTTGAATCATGAACTACCAAACCACCGCCTTGCGCCGCGCCCTGGCCGCCGACTACGCCATCGGGCTGATGCCCGCCACCGCCCGTCGGCGCTTCGATGCCCTGTTGCTGGACGACGCAGCGCTGCGCGTGGAACTCGGCCATTGGCAGGCCGCCCTCGCCAGCCTCACCGGCAGCGTGCCCGAACGCGCGGTGCCCGAGCATGTGTGGCAAGGCATCCAGGCACGGATAGAGCCGCAGGTGCTGCATATGCCGGCTAAAAAACCGTTATGGCTGAACCTGCGGCTGTGGGCGGCGGCGTTCGGGGTTGTGATCGCGTTGCTGGTGGGCGTGCTGTACCAGCGCGACCTGGGCGTGGAATACAACGCCACCCTGGTCGCCGCCAACCAGCAGCCGGCGTTGCAGATCAAGGCGTTTGCCGACCACCTGCAAATCGAACCGCTGGCATTGGCTGCGGTAGAGCCGACGCGGGACCTGGAACTGTGGGTCATTCCAGCCGGTGGCAAGCCGATCTCCCTAGGGCTGGTGCCGGCTGCCGGCAAGGGCCGGATCGAGCTGAGCACGGCGCAGCAGGCGTTGCTCTCTGTGCCACTGACCCTGGCCGTGAGCCTGGAACCGCGCGGCGGTTCGCCGACCGGCCAACCGACCGGGCCGGTGCTGTATCAGGGCCAATTGGCATCACTTTGAGCTGAAACGGGGTCAGGAACCCATCGCGCCTATCGGGGTCCATGACAGGTCTGAAAGCCCTGTCAGGAATATCCCAATGAGCGCGACCCGCCCCAAAGTCATTGAGCCCAAGCCCCCTTTCTGGAGCCGCCCACGCGTGTTTATCGGCGTGTGCGTGGCCATCCTCAGCGGCCTCGGCGGCGCGCTCTACACCCAGGACAACGTGAAGTCGGCGGCCACCCTGGTGACCACCACCCAGCAGCCGGCCGCGCAGATCAGGGCGCACAAGGATTACCTCGAAATCGAACCCATCGCCACCACGGCACCGGCGCCCGATCAAAGCCTGGAACTGTGGGCCATGCCCGAGGGCGGCAAGCCGGTTTCACTGGGGCTGTTGCCGGAAGATGGCCAAGGCATTATCGGCCTCAACCCGCGCCAGCAACAAAGCATCAGCCAGCCGGTGGAGTTGATGGTGAGTTCAGAAACCAAAGGCGGCTCGGTGAGCAAGCAGCCAACAGGCCCGACGGTGTATCAGGGTGCACTGGCTACCCGCTGACTCAATCTACTGAGCACAGCAGAACTCATGTGGGAGGGGGCCCCTTCCAACATTTGAACCTCATCGGCTGGGTGACTTGCTCACGGCGGAGGAGGGCCGACAGGCCCGACCGTTTACCAGGGTGCACTGGCTATACCCGCTGACTCAATCTAATGAGCACAGCAAAAACATGTGGGAGGGGCGGTGCGACGATTCGACTTGCCCCCGATGACGGTGGGTCAGCTACAAATATGCTTACTGACACACCGCTATCGGGGGCAAGTCGAATCGTCGCACCGCCCCTCCCACATTTGAACCGCATTGGCTCGGTGACTTGCTCAAGCCGGAGGATGGCGCTTATAGTTCGGCCGTCGTCCATATGGCGACACGGGTTTGGCGACCCGATTGAAATAATGCATGCAAAAGCACCTGCTTCTTTGCAGGTTTTTTTGCACGCGTAAAGCTGCTTTATGGCGGCTGTGCGCGGGAGACCTTCGGGTCTGCCGGCTTTGCTTTATTTCACCGGTTCGCC
It contains:
- a CDS encoding acyltransferase gives rise to the protein MRRLLTGCFVSLLLLLNTLILIGPLMVFALLKLVAPGRSRDYMSWVVMWIAETWAEIDKLIFSLCIPTQWDIRGGDDLRGDTSYLVISNHQSWVDIPALIQALNRRTPFFKFFLKKELIWVPFLGLAWWALDYPFMKRYTKAFLAKHPELAGLDLKITQQACELFKRQPVTVVNYLEGTRFNEAKRKQQDSPFTRLLKPKAGGVAFVLAAMGEQLDAVLDVTVVYPQDRIPGFWDLISGAVPKVIIDIQTRELDPALWQGDYENDPVFRQAVQNWVNQLWKEKDARIDQLRAGQP
- a CDS encoding DUF2780 domain-containing protein; its protein translation is MKISRGFALSCLMTLAAGPVLAAGFSLGDAANAISGMQGGNNKAAAAAPSSETAGLLSALTSQLNITPEQAVGGTGAMLGLAKNKLSGNDYSQLGNSVPGLDQLSGSNSLGSLGALSGMLGQTGGSKTSGLDGLLGNVKNTNDLNTAFSALGMDSGMIGQFAPVILQYLGGQGASSSVLGKLAQAWGTGS
- a CDS encoding RNA polymerase sigma factor, whose protein sequence is MNAQAGLPSAYRAQSRRPRSRAWRSPISIHDDPLRPLLAQCALGNRQAFETLYRSVSPRLHGVAYRFMGRSDLAEEVLQEAFVRIWYNASRYEPHLAAPMTWMVNITRNLAIDQLRKHREQPLADGQQEALLDDAPSAHEQLHNERETRALNRCLDTLDGRQRQSITVAYFQGLSCSELADHLAAPLGSVKSWIRRGMERLRRCLES
- a CDS encoding anti-sigma factor domain-containing protein, translated to MNYQTTALRRALAADYAIGLMPATARRRFDALLLDDAALRVELGHWQAALASLTGSVPERAVPEHVWQGIQARIEPQVLHMPAKKPLWLNLRLWAAAFGVVIALLVGVLYQRDLGVEYNATLVAANQQPALQIKAFADHLQIEPLALAAVEPTRDLELWVIPAGGKPISLGLVPAAGKGRIELSTAQQALLSVPLTLAVSLEPRGGSPTGQPTGPVLYQGQLASL
- a CDS encoding anti-sigma factor domain-containing protein, producing the protein MSATRPKVIEPKPPFWSRPRVFIGVCVAILSGLGGALYTQDNVKSAATLVTTTQQPAAQIRAHKDYLEIEPIATTAPAPDQSLELWAMPEGGKPVSLGLLPEDGQGIIGLNPRQQQSISQPVELMVSSETKGGSVSKQPTGPTVYQGALATR